In Verrucomicrobiia bacterium, one genomic interval encodes:
- a CDS encoding pyruvate ferredoxin oxidoreductase, with protein sequence MSTNPFAYAALPRTTTPPDTLTVTPLEDADRKPLTKKEVSADHPTWCPGCGDFSVLALYFKLIEKRKLWHEKITTVAGIGCSSRFPYFVQAHGAHYIHGRALPFASGISLSRPDLHVFVFGGDGDAFSIGGNHFSHTARKNIKMTYVVMDNFVYGLTKKQTSPTSPIGFKSKTDVWGSTDRPINPLKQAIAAGATFVARTTHTNAAHVLKMMEAAMDHDGFGFIECLSECIEFYPGAFDASNPRKGGQFVEVPADHDVTDEFAAYRLADEPFPGRFGIFYQVKRPTKNFNEATLIAEHRSKVGTLADWEILQRSFDRTK encoded by the coding sequence ATGAGCACCAACCCGTTCGCCTACGCCGCCCTGCCCCGCACCACGACCCCGCCGGACACGTTGACCGTGACGCCGCTGGAGGATGCCGACCGCAAACCACTCACCAAGAAGGAGGTCTCGGCCGACCATCCGACCTGGTGCCCCGGCTGCGGTGACTTTTCCGTACTGGCCCTCTACTTCAAGCTGATCGAGAAGCGAAAGCTCTGGCATGAGAAGATCACCACGGTGGCCGGCATCGGGTGCTCCAGCCGGTTCCCCTATTTCGTGCAGGCCCACGGCGCCCATTACATCCATGGCCGGGCGCTCCCGTTCGCGAGCGGCATTTCGCTGAGCCGCCCGGACCTGCACGTCTTCGTGTTCGGAGGGGACGGCGACGCCTTCTCCATCGGGGGCAATCACTTCAGCCACACCGCGCGGAAGAACATCAAGATGACCTACGTGGTCATGGACAACTTTGTGTACGGGCTGACCAAGAAGCAGACCTCGCCGACCTCGCCGATCGGGTTCAAGTCGAAGACCGACGTCTGGGGGTCCACGGATCGTCCGATCAACCCGCTCAAGCAGGCGATCGCCGCGGGGGCCACCTTCGTCGCGCGCACGACGCATACCAATGCCGCCCATGTGCTGAAGATGATGGAAGCCGCGATGGACCATGACGGATTCGGGTTCATCGAGTGCCTGAGCGAGTGCATTGAATTCTATCCGGGTGCCTTCGACGCGTCGAATCCGCGCAAGGGGGGCCAGTTCGTAGAGGTCCCGGCGGATCACGACGTGACCGATGAGTTTGCCGCCTATCGCCTCGCGGACGAGCCGTTTCCCGGACGCTTCGGCATCTTCTACCAGGTGAAGCGGCCGACGAAGAACTTCAATGAGGCCACCTTGATTGCTGAACACCGGTCCAAGGTCGGGACGCTGGCGGACTGGGAGATCCTCCAGCGCAGCTTCGACCGGACCAAGTAG
- the zwf gene encoding glucose-6-phosphate dehydrogenase, producing MNESSHLDELLASRATTSRRPIEPCTVVIFGASGDLTSRKLIPALYHLALEQALPRPYRIIGFARREKTDASFRAELREALGKFSRTQPVDETVWSAFASRLQYCQADISDPAGYARLRDLVNATDDDRLRQNLLFYLATNPSQFGEIASHLNEVGLLEKCENGGAMKRLVVEKPFGHDLPSAQALNAELIRHAHESQVFRIDHYLGKETVQNILTFRFSNGIFEHLWNRDSVDHVQITVAEKLGVGARGGYYEESGAMRDMLQNHVLQVLSLIAMEPPVSLEAENVRDEKVKLLKSIRPMTPRDIASHVVRGQYFAGDVDGDPRPAYRSEPKVNPKSNVETFVAMQLAIDNWRWSGVPFYLRTGKNLPVSASEVRIQFKPAPNILFAARSDAQLDPNSLTLRLQPEEGIALRFNGKVPGAATELRPVRMQFSYDTEFGAYTPEAYERLLLEAIAGNATLFIRRDEVETAWGIVDSIRDAWRDKPLTNREFYLAGTWGPTAADELLAADGREWRNPQVRK from the coding sequence ATGAACGAATCCTCCCACCTCGACGAACTGCTCGCCTCGCGAGCAACCACCTCCCGCCGCCCGATCGAACCCTGCACCGTGGTGATCTTCGGCGCCTCGGGAGATCTCACCTCCCGAAAGCTGATCCCCGCCCTGTACCACCTCGCTCTGGAGCAGGCCCTGCCGAGGCCCTACCGCATCATCGGATTCGCCCGCAGGGAAAAGACCGACGCGTCCTTCCGCGCGGAACTCCGGGAGGCCCTCGGCAAGTTTTCCCGGACGCAGCCCGTGGACGAAACGGTCTGGAGTGCGTTTGCGTCACGGCTCCAATACTGCCAGGCCGACATCTCCGATCCGGCCGGGTATGCCCGGCTTCGGGATCTGGTGAACGCCACCGACGACGACCGGCTCCGTCAAAACCTGTTGTTCTACCTGGCAACCAATCCCAGCCAGTTCGGCGAGATTGCCTCCCACCTCAACGAGGTCGGTCTGCTGGAGAAATGTGAGAACGGCGGCGCGATGAAGCGCCTGGTGGTCGAGAAGCCCTTCGGGCATGACCTGCCCAGCGCCCAGGCGCTCAATGCCGAGTTGATCCGTCACGCCCACGAAAGCCAGGTCTTCCGCATTGACCACTACCTCGGGAAGGAAACGGTCCAGAACATCCTCACCTTCCGTTTCAGCAACGGAATCTTCGAGCACTTGTGGAACCGGGACAGCGTGGACCACGTCCAGATCACCGTCGCGGAAAAGCTCGGCGTCGGCGCGAGGGGCGGCTACTACGAGGAGTCGGGGGCCATGCGCGACATGCTCCAGAATCATGTGCTCCAGGTGCTGTCGCTCATCGCCATGGAGCCTCCCGTCTCGCTGGAGGCGGAGAATGTTCGCGACGAAAAGGTAAAGCTGCTGAAGTCCATTCGCCCGATGACGCCGCGCGACATCGCGAGCCATGTGGTGCGGGGACAATATTTTGCCGGGGATGTGGACGGCGACCCGCGTCCGGCCTACCGGAGCGAGCCCAAGGTGAACCCCAAGTCGAATGTGGAGACCTTTGTCGCCATGCAGCTCGCGATTGACAACTGGCGGTGGAGCGGAGTGCCGTTCTACCTCCGCACGGGAAAAAACCTTCCCGTCAGCGCCAGCGAGGTGCGGATCCAGTTCAAGCCCGCGCCAAACATCCTCTTCGCCGCCCGCTCCGACGCCCAGCTCGACCCCAATTCACTGACCCTGCGCCTGCAACCCGAGGAAGGCATCGCCCTCCGCTTCAACGGCAAGGTCCCCGGCGCGGCGACGGAGCTGCGCCCGGTGCGCATGCAGTTCAGCTACGACACCGAATTCGGTGCCTACACCCCCGAGGCGTACGAACGATTGCTCCTGGAAGCCATCGCCGGCAATGCGACGCTCTTCATCCGGCGCGACGAGGTCGAAACGGCCTGGGGCATCGTGGACTCCATCCGGGACGCGTGGCGCGACAAGCCGCTGACCAACCGGGAGTTCTACCTCGCGGGGACCTGGGGGCCGACGGCGGCGGACGAGTTGCTCGCAGCCGACGGACGGGAATGGCGAAATCCGCAGGTCCGGAAATAG
- a CDS encoding twin-arginine translocation signal domain-containing protein, with the protein MNGPRNPERRGFLKALGAVTGTGVLAGCTTGTSRRIAPGRIAAENALPGTRDWMLTQTRVDPPTRWRCPWIEGYVSRTSVRAGETLEFHVSTRPASPFVIEVFRLGWYGGEGGRRMVTLGPFEGRMQSDPPVGPRRLRDAAWEPCTSLRIPPDWISGVYLGKLTGLREGLQSYVIFVVRDDRHADFLFQCSDFTWQAYNRWPDHFSLYDDGRSEWYWGGGVQVGFNRPYSRYCQIFDAPLSQGSGEFLLWEFPVAFWLEQQGYDVTYVSNLDTHLDPAGLRRARGLLSVGHDEYWTIEMFRNVRSAIQSGVHVAFLSGNTCCGRIVLGPDTAGRPHRVFERVGVFGPPGGTRDFVAMASLLHERPYANELIGAHSTGPVTGGADWTCVRPDHWLFHGTGMRHGEGIPGLVGWEWHGDPAPIPGLEVVASGPTQETPGQLNGGTFTATVYPGPKGNVVFNASTIWWGDGLSAPPGYQRPAVYTSPQGPDPRVQQITRNLLGRMLDD; encoded by the coding sequence ATGAACGGACCGCGGAATCCGGAGCGGCGGGGTTTCCTCAAAGCGCTGGGGGCCGTCACCGGCACGGGAGTTCTGGCGGGATGCACCACCGGAACCTCGCGCCGCATCGCCCCCGGGAGGATTGCCGCCGAAAACGCGTTGCCGGGCACCCGCGACTGGATGCTCACCCAGACCCGGGTGGATCCTCCGACGCGCTGGCGCTGTCCGTGGATCGAGGGCTACGTGTCGCGGACGTCCGTCCGCGCGGGTGAGACGCTGGAGTTCCACGTCAGCACCCGCCCCGCAAGCCCCTTCGTCATCGAAGTGTTTCGCCTGGGCTGGTATGGCGGGGAGGGGGGACGCCGGATGGTGACGCTTGGACCGTTCGAAGGTCGGATGCAATCGGACCCACCGGTCGGCCCCCGCCGGCTGCGCGACGCCGCCTGGGAACCGTGTACCTCGTTGAGGATCCCTCCGGATTGGATCAGCGGCGTCTACCTGGGAAAGCTCACCGGACTTCGCGAGGGTCTCCAGAGCTATGTCATCTTCGTGGTGCGGGACGATCGACACGCCGATTTCCTGTTCCAGTGCAGTGACTTCACCTGGCAGGCCTACAACCGGTGGCCGGACCACTTCTCGCTGTATGACGACGGCCGCAGCGAATGGTACTGGGGCGGCGGGGTGCAGGTGGGATTCAACAGACCCTACAGCCGTTATTGCCAGATCTTTGATGCGCCGTTGTCCCAGGGATCCGGCGAATTTCTGCTGTGGGAGTTTCCGGTCGCCTTCTGGCTGGAGCAGCAGGGGTACGACGTGACTTACGTGTCCAATCTCGACACCCATCTGGATCCGGCCGGGCTCCGCCGCGCCCGCGGACTCCTTTCGGTGGGGCACGACGAATACTGGACGATCGAAATGTTCCGGAATGTCCGGTCCGCGATCCAGTCGGGAGTCCATGTCGCCTTCCTGTCCGGGAACACCTGCTGTGGTCGGATCGTTCTCGGGCCGGACACCGCAGGACGTCCGCACCGAGTGTTCGAGCGGGTGGGGGTGTTTGGCCCCCCGGGCGGCACCCGGGATTTCGTTGCCATGGCCTCCCTGCTTCACGAACGGCCCTACGCCAATGAACTGATCGGAGCCCACAGCACGGGTCCGGTGACGGGGGGCGCCGACTGGACCTGCGTCCGCCCGGACCACTGGCTGTTCCACGGCACCGGGATGCGCCACGGAGAGGGCATTCCCGGCCTCGTGGGCTGGGAGTGGCACGGCGATCCCGCACCCATTCCCGGCCTCGAAGTCGTGGCCTCCGGGCCGACCCAGGAGACCCCTGGACAGCTCAACGGCGGCACTTTCACTGCCACGGTGTATCCGGGCCCCAAGGGCAACGTGGTCTTCAACGCATCCACCATCTGGTGGGGTGACGGTCTTTCGGCACCACCTGGGTACCAAAGGCCGGCGGTCTACACCTCACCGCAAGGACCGGACCCGCGCGTTCAACAGATCACCCGCAATCTCCTCGGACGGATGCTCGACGACTGA
- a CDS encoding site-2 protease family protein, which produces MKWSFKVGRWWGVDVYVHATFLLLLAVVGLQGGSLIAAAGGVLLYGSLFGCVLLHEFGHALAARHYGIGTRDITLLPIGGVARLERIPDNPRHELVIAIAGPLVNVAIGGALAAFLILGQQSLLPRGPLDAIGLAQRLLLVNVSLVAFNLLPAFPMDGGRILRALLAMQMGPVRATRIAATVGKFMALVFAGVAIYFQMYLLLFIAVFVWLGAGGEARATEARTAMGGAVVGQAMLTRFHSVSVDDPLDQVANLIISDSQSEFPVMDGPAVAGVLSRTELLEALRRSGATAPARTAMRTDFITLQADEPLEPALGRLSESPVPMAPVMWQQRLVGLLTLENAGEFIAIRRARSSEDPRPPVISSPRADGRAV; this is translated from the coding sequence ATGAAATGGTCCTTCAAGGTCGGCCGCTGGTGGGGCGTGGATGTGTACGTCCACGCAACCTTTCTGCTTCTCCTGGCCGTGGTAGGCCTTCAGGGAGGCAGTTTGATCGCGGCGGCCGGTGGCGTCCTGTTGTATGGATCGCTCTTCGGTTGCGTGTTGCTTCACGAGTTTGGCCATGCCCTCGCCGCCCGGCATTACGGGATCGGCACGCGGGACATCACCCTCCTCCCGATCGGCGGCGTCGCCCGACTGGAGCGCATCCCGGACAACCCGCGCCACGAACTCGTGATCGCCATCGCGGGCCCCCTGGTCAATGTCGCCATCGGGGGAGCACTTGCCGCCTTCCTGATCCTCGGTCAGCAGTCCCTCCTCCCGCGGGGGCCACTGGATGCCATCGGTCTGGCGCAACGCCTGCTGCTTGTGAACGTCTCGTTGGTTGCCTTCAACCTGCTGCCGGCGTTTCCGATGGACGGCGGGCGCATTCTCCGGGCGCTGCTCGCGATGCAGATGGGCCCTGTCCGCGCGACCCGCATTGCGGCCACCGTCGGCAAGTTCATGGCGCTCGTGTTCGCCGGGGTGGCGATCTACTTCCAAATGTACCTGCTGCTGTTCATCGCGGTGTTTGTCTGGTTGGGCGCCGGTGGCGAGGCGCGCGCCACGGAGGCGCGGACCGCCATGGGGGGCGCGGTGGTCGGCCAGGCAATGCTGACCCGGTTCCATTCGGTGTCTGTGGACGACCCGCTGGATCAAGTCGCCAACCTGATCATCAGTGATTCCCAATCGGAGTTTCCGGTGATGGACGGACCGGCCGTGGCTGGGGTGTTGAGCCGCACCGAACTGCTGGAGGCCTTGCGCCGATCCGGCGCCACGGCACCCGCGCGAACGGCCATGCGCACCGATTTCATCACGCTTCAGGCGGACGAGCCGCTCGAACCCGCGCTGGGACGCCTCAGTGAATCTCCGGTGCCCATGGCGCCGGTCATGTGGCAACAGCGTCTCGTCGGACTGCTGACGCTGGAGAACGCGGGGGAGTTTATCGCCATCCGGCGCGCGCGCTCGTCGGAGGATCCGAGGCCACCGGTGATCTCGTCGCCGCGTGCCGATGGGCGGGCGGTTTGA
- the mnmE gene encoding tRNA uridine-5-carboxymethylaminomethyl(34) synthesis GTPase MnmE: MPSSRDTIAAVATPLGEGGLAVLRVSGPAAVEVGDAVFVPAGSRSQRPSEAASHTVHYGHVVRSGTRLDEVLLTVLRAPRTYTREDTVEISCHGGIVVARQVLEAILAAGARPALPGEFTQRAFVNGRLDLAQAEAVADLIHARTVLAAAAAQAQLAGSLSARVHAIRDALMQVLAHIEAQLDFPEEDISPDTGARLQLRLEEAATALAALRRTAGDGQVLRRGIRAAIVGRPNAGKSSLLNRLLGHERAIVSPEAGTTRDTVEETASVRGIPVVFIDTAGLRDAAGDVEREGVRRSEAAAAAAELILHVMDGSVPMDPADEQLLGRWKGRTVVAVVNKADLPRRLLMPPGHREVAVSCATSEGLEELRGTIESLVWSGRAPGEALPVTVNARQDDALRRAAEALERSRTSLHVGESPEFAALELRAAAGAVGEIVGATSTEDLLDVIFRQFCLGK, encoded by the coding sequence ATTCCATCCTCCCGGGACACCATCGCCGCGGTGGCGACGCCGCTGGGTGAAGGCGGCCTGGCGGTTCTGCGGGTGTCGGGACCTGCTGCCGTTGAAGTGGGTGATGCCGTGTTCGTTCCCGCGGGATCCCGCTCTCAGCGGCCTTCGGAGGCCGCGAGCCACACGGTCCATTATGGCCATGTGGTTCGGTCGGGAACGCGGCTGGACGAGGTGCTGCTTACGGTGTTACGCGCCCCAAGGACCTACACGCGTGAGGACACCGTCGAAATCTCCTGCCATGGCGGAATTGTGGTGGCCCGGCAGGTTCTGGAGGCGATCCTGGCCGCCGGGGCGCGTCCGGCACTGCCGGGTGAGTTCACGCAGCGCGCCTTCGTCAACGGCCGCCTGGACCTCGCCCAGGCGGAGGCGGTGGCGGACCTGATCCACGCCCGCACCGTGCTGGCGGCGGCGGCCGCGCAGGCCCAGCTGGCCGGATCGCTCTCGGCCCGGGTGCATGCGATTCGCGATGCACTGATGCAGGTGCTGGCCCACATCGAGGCCCAGCTGGATTTTCCGGAGGAGGACATTTCCCCGGACACGGGGGCCCGGCTCCAGTTGCGGTTGGAGGAGGCGGCAACCGCCCTTGCCGCTTTGCGCAGGACTGCGGGCGACGGACAGGTGCTCCGCCGCGGCATCCGGGCGGCGATCGTGGGACGGCCCAATGCGGGCAAGTCGTCGCTGCTGAACCGCCTGCTGGGCCATGAACGGGCCATCGTTTCGCCGGAGGCGGGCACCACTCGGGACACGGTGGAGGAAACCGCCTCCGTGCGGGGAATCCCCGTGGTGTTCATTGACACGGCAGGCCTGCGCGACGCGGCCGGCGATGTGGAGCGTGAGGGCGTGCGACGCAGCGAGGCGGCCGCGGCGGCCGCGGAATTGATCCTGCATGTGATGGACGGTTCCGTGCCGATGGATCCGGCTGATGAACAACTCCTGGGTCGGTGGAAGGGCCGGACGGTGGTGGCGGTCGTCAACAAGGCGGACCTGCCGCGCCGGCTTCTGATGCCGCCGGGCCACCGCGAGGTTGCCGTCAGTTGTGCCACCAGCGAGGGACTCGAGGAACTCCGCGGCACCATTGAGTCGCTCGTCTGGAGCGGCCGGGCGCCGGGGGAGGCCCTGCCGGTCACGGTGAATGCGCGGCAGGACGACGCCCTGCGGCGAGCTGCCGAGGCGCTGGAGCGATCGAGGACGTCGCTGCATGTCGGGGAATCGCCGGAATTTGCCGCATTGGAGCTGCGGGCGGCCGCCGGCGCCGTGGGCGAGATCGTGGGTGCCACCTCCACCGAGGACCTCCTGGACGTCATCTTCCGGCAATTCTGTCTCGGGAAATAG
- the mqnE gene encoding aminofutalosine synthase MqnE, translating into MEALWQSGELADVAARVTAGERLSEADALRLFSCRDLNALGALADSVNRRRNGLRATYILNRYINYSNYCILSCQFCAFSRKKRDADGFELTVEDMVQKAREALALGITELHIVGGLHPSLPFSYYTGFLRSLKALDPRLQLKCFTAIEILHLAWLAGTPVRDTLLALRDAGLDSLTGGGAEIFRPRVREQIARGKESAEEYLDVHRTWHQLGGRSTCTLLYGHVESLEDRVHHLGMLRQLQDETAGFSGFVPLPYQPENNGIPVAHAPSGFDQLRTIAVARLFLDNFDHITAYWVGMGLKMAQVALSYGADDLHGTILEEHIFHMAGARSPQALSERHFVRAIREAGREPVRRNTFYEPAGSGPLPAPPDSTAIPQAA; encoded by the coding sequence GTGGAGGCCTTGTGGCAATCGGGTGAACTGGCCGATGTGGCCGCGCGGGTGACCGCAGGTGAACGGCTTTCTGAAGCCGACGCCCTGCGGCTGTTTTCGTGTCGCGATCTGAATGCGCTCGGCGCGCTCGCCGATTCGGTGAACCGCCGTCGAAACGGGCTGCGGGCCACGTACATCCTCAACCGCTACATCAACTACTCCAACTATTGCATCCTGAGCTGCCAGTTCTGCGCCTTCAGCCGGAAGAAGCGGGATGCGGACGGCTTCGAGCTCACGGTCGAGGACATGGTGCAGAAGGCACGGGAGGCTTTGGCGCTTGGGATCACTGAGCTGCACATTGTGGGGGGCCTTCACCCCTCATTGCCGTTTTCGTACTACACCGGATTCCTGCGCTCCCTGAAGGCGTTGGATCCCCGGCTGCAGCTCAAGTGCTTCACCGCCATCGAAATCCTGCATCTGGCCTGGCTGGCCGGGACCCCGGTCCGGGACACGCTGCTGGCGCTGCGCGATGCCGGACTGGATTCACTCACCGGAGGGGGGGCGGAGATCTTCCGGCCTCGCGTCCGGGAGCAGATCGCCCGCGGCAAGGAGTCGGCCGAGGAATACCTGGACGTCCATCGTACCTGGCATCAACTCGGGGGACGCAGCACCTGCACCCTGCTCTACGGCCACGTGGAATCCCTTGAAGACCGGGTTCATCACCTCGGGATGCTTCGACAACTTCAGGATGAAACCGCCGGCTTCTCAGGATTCGTTCCCCTTCCGTATCAGCCGGAGAACAATGGCATCCCGGTGGCCCATGCTCCCTCGGGTTTTGACCAGTTGCGCACCATCGCCGTGGCCCGGCTCTTCCTCGACAACTTCGACCACATCACCGCCTACTGGGTCGGGATGGGACTGAAGATGGCCCAGGTGGCCTTGAGCTACGGGGCGGACGACCTGCATGGGACCATTCTGGAGGAGCACATCTTTCACATGGCCGGCGCCCGGTCGCCTCAGGCCCTGTCCGAACGTCACTTCGTCCGTGCCATCCGGGAGGCCGGACGGGAGCCGGTCCGCCGAAATACCTTTTACGAGCCGGCGGGATCCGGTCCGCTACCCGCGCCGCCGGATTCGACCGCGATCCCGCAGGCCGCTTGA